In Vibrio sp. FE10, the following are encoded in one genomic region:
- a CDS encoding DUF3622 domain-containing protein: protein MSKNKKFDIRLTEKRNGWCAEITRQVTSRSTTVSKREAGFETEALAQEWAEKELASFIANQAERNDRKSEQRKERDEIRHTKELKAEQAREARAKARAEELDDE from the coding sequence ATGTCTAAGAACAAAAAATTTGATATCCGCCTTACAGAAAAACGCAACGGTTGGTGTGCAGAGATTACTCGTCAAGTAACGTCTCGCAGCACAACAGTTTCTAAGCGTGAAGCTGGTTTCGAAACTGAAGCTCTAGCACAAGAGTGGGCTGAGAAAGAACTGGCTTCTTTCATTGCAAACCAAGCTGAGCGTAACGATCGTAAATCAGAGCAGCGTAAAGAGCGTGATGAAATTCGTCACACTAAAGAGCTTAAAGCTGAGCAAGCGCGTGAAGCACGTGCAAAAGCTCGCGCAGAAGAGCTAGACGACGAGTAA
- the frsA gene encoding esterase FrsA, which produces MSESEETSSNLSETLFVKHKQAKETSMLTRYMPSSEELLDQKREEQNSSWYRNLRRLQWVWQGVNPIEQEAVLARIASSDNSRTTDEWLDTVMGYRSGNWAYEWTKLGMQHQNRSNEKSGEEMAEELFSASLCFSIAGYPHLKNDNLAAQAQVLANAAYSEAIKHTKLIVKQIEVPYQNKKIKANLHLTKTDKPQPVVIVSAGLDSLQTDMWRLFRDYLAPKNIAMLTIDMPSIGHSSHWPLTEDSSCLHQAVLNELPNIPWVDHHKVGLFGFRFGGNAMVRLSFLEQHKLKACISLGAPIHDIFVHADKLKQMPKMHLDVLASRLGKGAVDINSLSGQLMAWSLKVQGLLANSKTSVPILALALEGDPVSPHLDNQLVAIYSDYGKAKKIKTKSITQGYEQSLELAIKWLEDELFR; this is translated from the coding sequence ATGTCTGAATCAGAAGAAACGAGCTCGAACCTTTCGGAAACCTTGTTTGTAAAACATAAGCAGGCCAAAGAGACCTCAATGCTCACGCGTTACATGCCAAGTTCAGAAGAACTGTTGGATCAAAAACGTGAAGAGCAGAACTCATCTTGGTATCGAAACCTAAGACGTCTTCAGTGGGTATGGCAAGGCGTAAACCCGATAGAGCAAGAAGCGGTATTGGCACGCATCGCCTCATCCGATAATTCTCGTACCACCGATGAGTGGCTAGATACCGTGATGGGCTACCGCAGTGGTAACTGGGCATACGAGTGGACCAAGCTGGGTATGCAGCACCAAAATCGCTCTAATGAGAAGAGTGGGGAAGAGATGGCTGAAGAGCTTTTCTCAGCTTCTTTGTGTTTCAGTATTGCGGGCTACCCACATCTAAAGAACGATAACCTTGCTGCTCAGGCACAGGTATTAGCGAACGCTGCGTATTCTGAAGCGATCAAACACACCAAATTGATCGTCAAACAAATCGAAGTGCCGTATCAAAACAAAAAGATTAAGGCGAACTTACATCTAACCAAAACAGACAAACCACAACCTGTCGTGATCGTGAGTGCTGGCTTAGATAGCTTGCAAACTGATATGTGGCGTTTGTTTAGAGATTACCTAGCACCGAAAAACATTGCGATGCTAACGATTGATATGCCGTCGATAGGGCACAGTTCACATTGGCCACTAACCGAAGACTCTTCTTGCCTGCATCAAGCCGTGTTGAATGAACTGCCTAATATCCCATGGGTGGACCATCATAAAGTCGGTCTGTTTGGTTTCCGTTTCGGTGGTAACGCGATGGTGAGGTTATCCTTCCTTGAGCAACACAAACTCAAAGCCTGTATCTCTCTTGGCGCTCCGATCCACGATATCTTTGTTCATGCGGACAAACTCAAGCAGATGCCTAAGATGCATTTGGACGTGTTGGCTTCTCGCCTTGGCAAAGGGGCGGTGGATATCAATAGCCTTTCTGGGCAGCTGATGGCTTGGTCATTGAAGGTGCAAGGCTTGCTGGCTAACAGCAAAACCAGCGTTCCTATTTTGGCTTTGGCTTTAGAAGGTGACCCTGTTTCACCGCATCTGGATAATCAACTGGTTGCTATTTACAGTGATTACGGCAAAGCGAAGAAAATCAAAACTAAATCAATTACACAGGGGTATGAGCAATCCCTCGAATTAGCGATAAAGTGGCTTGAGGATGAATTATTTAGATGA
- a CDS encoding aminoacyl-histidine dipeptidase: MSEFHSEISKLSPAPIWQFFDKICSIPHPSKHEEELAQYIIAWATEQGLNVRRDPTGNVFITKPATPGMENKKGVVLQAHIDMVPQKNEDTVHDFAKDPIQPYIDGEWVTAKGTTLGADNGMGMASCLAVLASNEIKHGPIEVLLTVDEEAGMTGAFGLEAGWLEGDILLNTDSEQEGEVYMGCAGGIDGAMTFDITRDAVPADFVTRKLTLKGLKGGHSGCDIHTGRANANKLLARFLAGHAKELDLRIVEFKGGSLRNAIPREGFVTVAVPAANQDKLASLYNYYTELLSTELGKIEDSIVTFNEEVAVEMGTLAQAEQARFIAALNACPNGVIRMSDEIEGVVETSLNVGVITTEENSITVLCLIRSLIDSGRKQVEGMLHSVAELAGANIAFSGAYPGWKPDADSEIMHIFRDMYEGIYGHKPNIMVIHAGLECGLFKEPYPNMDMVSFGPTIKFPHSPDEKVKIDTVELFWNQMVALLEAIPEKA; the protein is encoded by the coding sequence GTGTCTGAATTCCATTCTGAGATCAGTAAATTATCCCCTGCCCCTATTTGGCAGTTCTTCGATAAGATTTGCTCAATCCCACATCCTTCTAAGCATGAGGAAGAGCTAGCTCAATACATTATTGCTTGGGCAACAGAGCAAGGTTTAAATGTACGTCGCGACCCAACGGGTAACGTATTCATTACTAAACCTGCAACGCCAGGCATGGAAAACAAAAAAGGTGTTGTGCTACAAGCGCACATCGATATGGTTCCACAAAAGAACGAAGACACGGTTCACGACTTCGCTAAAGATCCTATCCAGCCATACATCGATGGTGAGTGGGTTACAGCAAAAGGCACAACACTTGGCGCTGATAACGGCATGGGTATGGCTTCTTGCCTAGCGGTTCTTGCTTCAAACGAAATCAAGCACGGCCCTATCGAAGTTCTACTAACCGTAGATGAAGAAGCGGGTATGACGGGTGCTTTCGGTCTTGAAGCGGGTTGGTTAGAAGGTGATATCCTTCTTAATACCGATTCAGAGCAAGAAGGCGAAGTGTACATGGGTTGTGCTGGCGGTATCGACGGCGCAATGACTTTCGACATCACTCGTGATGCAGTCCCTGCTGATTTCGTTACACGTAAGCTAACGCTAAAAGGCCTTAAAGGCGGTCACTCTGGTTGTGATATTCACACAGGTCGTGCAAACGCAAACAAATTGCTTGCTCGTTTCCTAGCGGGTCACGCAAAAGAGCTAGATCTTCGTATCGTAGAGTTCAAAGGTGGTAGCCTTCGTAACGCTATCCCTCGTGAAGGCTTCGTAACGGTGGCAGTACCGGCTGCAAACCAAGACAAACTGGCTTCGCTATACAACTACTACACCGAGCTTCTATCTACTGAGCTGGGGAAAATCGAAGACAGCATCGTAACATTCAACGAAGAAGTAGCCGTTGAAATGGGTACCCTTGCTCAAGCAGAACAGGCTCGCTTTATCGCAGCACTTAACGCATGTCCAAATGGCGTGATTCGTATGAGTGATGAGATTGAAGGTGTTGTTGAGACTTCTCTAAACGTTGGTGTTATCACAACAGAAGAAAACTCAATCACGGTACTTTGCCTGATTCGTTCACTGATCGACTCTGGCCGTAAGCAAGTTGAAGGCATGCTTCACTCTGTTGCTGAACTGGCTGGTGCGAACATCGCGTTCTCTGGTGCTTACCCAGGTTGGAAGCCAGACGCTGATTCAGAAATCATGCACATCTTCCGCGATATGTACGAAGGCATCTACGGTCACAAACCAAACATCATGGTTATCCATGCTGGTCTTGAGTGTGGTCTATTCAAAGAACCTTACCCGAACATGGACATGGTTTCTTTCGGCCCAACGATCAAGTTCCCTCACTCTCCAGATGAGAAAGTGAAGATCGACACCGTTGAGCTATTCTGGAACCAAATGGTTGCACTGCTTGAAGCAATCCCAGAAAAAGCTTAA
- the proB gene encoding glutamate 5-kinase produces the protein MLKHHLLFVLFIKDFMTTNHQSGTTTQSKTVVVKLGTSVLTGGTLALDRAHMVELVRQCAELKKQGHSVVMVSSGAIAAGREHLGYPALPNSMASKQLLAAVGQSQLIQVWESLFAIYGLKIGQMLLTRADLDDRERFLNARDTINALVEHDIIPVVNENDAVATNEIKVGDNDNLSALVGILCGADKLLLLTDQKGLFTADPRKDPNAELIKEVKTIDDTLRKIAGGSGTTLGTGGMATKLQAADIARRAGIEVIIAAGSAENVVFDSLSDNPQGTRFLPLAEALENRKRWILAGPASAGDIVVDDGAVNAVNTKGSSLLAKGVIRVQGEFSRGEVTQVTNSKGKVIARGIASYSSQDLAKIAGKHSKDIGDILGYDYGSEVIHRDDLVVIQE, from the coding sequence TTGCTAAAACATCACCTCTTATTTGTTTTATTCATAAAAGACTTCATGACAACAAATCATCAAAGCGGGACAACAACACAGAGTAAAACTGTCGTTGTTAAACTGGGTACCAGTGTCTTAACTGGTGGAACATTGGCATTAGACCGCGCTCACATGGTTGAGTTGGTTCGTCAATGTGCTGAATTAAAAAAACAAGGCCACTCTGTGGTTATGGTTTCGTCTGGTGCAATTGCAGCCGGACGTGAGCACCTTGGTTACCCCGCACTTCCCAACTCGATGGCGAGCAAACAATTGCTTGCGGCAGTTGGGCAAAGTCAGTTGATTCAAGTTTGGGAGTCTTTGTTTGCGATCTATGGCCTTAAAATTGGCCAGATGCTACTGACTCGTGCAGATCTCGATGATCGCGAGCGTTTTCTGAATGCACGTGACACGATCAACGCACTCGTTGAACACGATATTATTCCGGTAGTAAACGAAAACGATGCAGTAGCCACCAACGAAATTAAAGTGGGCGACAACGATAACTTGTCGGCACTGGTTGGTATTTTATGCGGCGCTGATAAGCTTTTGCTATTAACCGACCAAAAAGGCCTGTTTACCGCTGACCCTCGCAAAGATCCAAACGCTGAACTCATCAAAGAAGTAAAAACCATTGATGACACACTGCGTAAGATCGCAGGCGGCAGTGGTACTACGCTAGGTACTGGCGGCATGGCGACAAAACTGCAGGCGGCTGATATTGCTCGTCGTGCGGGTATTGAAGTGATCATTGCAGCAGGCAGTGCTGAAAATGTGGTGTTTGACTCATTGAGTGATAACCCACAAGGCACGCGTTTCTTGCCGTTAGCAGAAGCGCTTGAAAACCGTAAGCGCTGGATTTTAGCAGGCCCAGCTTCTGCTGGTGACATCGTGGTCGACGATGGTGCGGTAAATGCCGTTAACACCAAAGGCAGTAGCTTGTTGGCGAAAGGAGTGATTCGAGTTCAAGGCGAGTTTTCTCGTGGTGAAGTCACTCAAGTTACCAACAGCAAAGGCAAAGTCATTGCGCGTGGTATCGCCAGTTATTCAAGCCAAGACCTAGCAAAAATCGCAGGCAAGCACAGTAAAGATATTGGCGACATTCTTGGTTACGATTACGGGTCAGAAGTCATTCACCGTGACGACTTGGTTGTGATTCAAGAGTAG
- a CDS encoding succinylglutamate desuccinylase/aspartoacylase family protein → MARLKPNQPFELLGYTVQPGQRMEIELQAAQLYTHSPLSIPIEIIHGRQSGPTLMVNAAIHGDELNGVEIARQLTNAIEPKKLKGTLIVVPIVNVFGFIHKSRYLPDRRDLNRCFPGSEKGSLTSRIAYTFFENVAKHCDYILDLHTGAIHRTNLPQIRANLSNPETLRIAKAFATPVIIDSPLRDGSLRSEAEKLGIPVLTYEGGEALRFDHLAIRAGYLGVHQVMKEIGMLRPNRKKLPEPVLSKSTSWIRAESDGILRNMVRLGEQVEAGQTLAYISSPLGHQEGQVITTKGGIVIGQQTLPLVNEGDAVFHIAYFKQDDEEVGQSVESYIEEVAEDDWLTALNN, encoded by the coding sequence ATGGCAAGACTAAAACCTAATCAACCATTCGAATTACTTGGTTATACTGTTCAGCCAGGACAACGAATGGAGATTGAACTGCAAGCAGCTCAGCTTTATACCCATTCTCCACTTTCGATCCCGATTGAAATCATTCACGGTCGCCAATCAGGTCCAACTCTGATGGTGAACGCAGCGATCCACGGTGATGAGCTAAACGGCGTCGAAATCGCAAGACAGCTCACCAACGCTATCGAACCTAAAAAACTGAAAGGTACGCTGATTGTTGTGCCTATCGTTAACGTGTTTGGCTTTATCCATAAATCTCGCTATCTACCAGACCGTCGTGACCTAAACCGTTGCTTCCCTGGCAGTGAGAAAGGTTCGTTAACATCACGCATCGCTTACACCTTCTTCGAGAACGTAGCGAAACACTGTGATTACATTCTGGATCTACACACCGGCGCGATTCACCGTACCAATCTGCCACAGATTCGTGCGAACCTATCGAACCCAGAAACACTGCGCATCGCAAAAGCGTTTGCAACACCAGTGATCATTGATTCTCCATTGCGTGACGGTTCACTCCGTAGCGAAGCAGAAAAGCTTGGTATCCCTGTATTAACTTACGAAGGTGGTGAAGCACTGCGCTTCGATCACCTAGCGATTCGTGCAGGTTACCTTGGCGTGCATCAAGTGATGAAAGAGATCGGCATGCTGCGTCCTAACCGTAAGAAGTTACCAGAGCCAGTATTGAGTAAATCCACCAGCTGGATCCGTGCTGAATCAGACGGTATTTTGCGTAACATGGTAAGACTTGGCGAACAAGTTGAAGCGGGACAAACCCTTGCTTACATCAGCTCTCCATTGGGTCACCAAGAAGGCCAAGTGATCACGACCAAAGGTGGTATCGTGATTGGTCAACAGACTCTGCCTTTGGTAAACGAAGGTGATGCGGTGTTCCACATCGCTTACTTCAAGCAAGACGATGAAGAAGTAGGACAATCAGTAGAGAGCTACATTGAAGAAGTGGCAGAAGACGATTGGCTAACTGCGCTGAATAACTAA
- a CDS encoding DUF3332 family protein, translating into MKKTISKVVALAVVSVALSGCVGSNAVTGYLMKFNVKAVDNRYARGGLNMLLAPAYGLTVAADYLVFNSLEFWTGSNPLTGSPHIFDTKTDTYLDINNQLDPSLTEAPVGPITSADVIEKGQMQQIDENTIQMDITYQSGERATLIGVRDGEMVTYFIDGEVVAQTSIDELESYAATRA; encoded by the coding sequence ATGAAAAAAACAATTTCAAAAGTCGTTGCACTGGCGGTGGTTTCTGTCGCTTTATCTGGCTGTGTTGGTAGTAACGCAGTAACGGGTTACCTAATGAAGTTTAACGTTAAGGCTGTTGATAACCGTTACGCACGCGGTGGCTTGAACATGCTACTAGCGCCTGCTTACGGCCTAACGGTTGCTGCCGATTACCTGGTATTCAACTCACTAGAGTTCTGGACTGGTAGCAACCCACTAACTGGTTCTCCGCACATCTTTGATACTAAAACTGATACGTACCTAGACATCAATAACCAACTTGACCCGTCTCTAACGGAAGCGCCAGTAGGCCCTATTACGAGTGCTGATGTGATTGAGAAAGGTCAAATGCAGCAGATTGATGAAAACACGATCCAAATGGATATTACTTACCAATCTGGTGAGCGTGCGACGTTAATCGGTGTTCGCGATGGCGAGATGGTGACGTACTTCATCGATGGTGAAGTTGTGGCACAAACTTCAATTGATGAGCTAGAGAGCTACGCGGCTACGCGCGCTTAG
- the nrdR gene encoding transcriptional regulator NrdR: MHCPFCSENDTKVIDSRLVADGHQVRRRRQCLACSERFTTFESAELVMPKVIKSNGNREPFNEDKMVGGVQRALEKRPVSADAIELAISTIKSQLRATGEREVPSEMIGNLVMGQLKELDKVAYIRFASVYRSFEDIREFGEEIAKLED; this comes from the coding sequence ATGCATTGTCCTTTTTGTTCAGAGAACGACACTAAAGTAATCGATTCAAGACTGGTAGCCGATGGCCATCAGGTTCGTCGTCGCCGTCAATGCCTTGCATGTAGTGAACGTTTTACTACTTTCGAATCGGCAGAACTTGTGATGCCTAAAGTCATTAAGTCGAATGGAAACCGCGAACCATTTAATGAAGATAAAATGGTCGGTGGTGTTCAGCGTGCCCTAGAAAAACGCCCAGTGAGTGCTGATGCCATTGAACTTGCGATCAGTACGATTAAGTCACAACTCCGTGCGACTGGTGAGCGTGAAGTACCAAGCGAGATGATCGGTAATCTTGTTATGGGCCAATTGAAAGAATTGGATAAAGTGGCGTACATCCGTTTTGCCTCTGTTTATCGCAGCTTTGAAGACATCCGAGAGTTTGGCGAAGAAATCGCTAAATTAGAGGACTAA
- the tet(34) gene encoding oxytetracycline resistance phosphoribosyltransferase domain-containing protein Tet(34): protein MSNKFVITWDNMQTYCRQLAEKQMPAEQWKGIWAVSRGGLVPGAILARELGIRHVDTICISSYDHDHQRDMTVVKAPEGDGEGFLIVEDLVDSGDTARKLREMYPKAKLIAVCAKPSGADLLDEYIVDIAQDTWIEQPWDTSLSFVEPVNRKSK, encoded by the coding sequence ATGAGCAACAAATTCGTTATCACTTGGGACAACATGCAGACTTACTGCCGTCAACTAGCTGAAAAGCAAATGCCAGCAGAACAGTGGAAAGGTATCTGGGCAGTAAGCCGTGGTGGTTTGGTTCCTGGTGCAATCTTGGCTCGTGAACTAGGTATTCGTCACGTAGATACGATTTGTATTTCTAGCTACGACCACGATCACCAACGTGATATGACAGTCGTTAAAGCTCCTGAAGGTGACGGCGAAGGTTTCCTAATCGTTGAAGATCTTGTTGATAGTGGTGACACTGCACGCAAGCTTCGCGAAATGTACCCTAAAGCGAAACTGATCGCTGTATGTGCAAAACCATCTGGCGCAGATTTGTTAGACGAATACATCGTTGATATCGCTCAAGACACATGGATTGAGCAACCTTGGGATACTAGCCTAAGCTTCGTTGAGCCGGTAAATCGCAAGTCAAAATAA
- the crl gene encoding sigma factor-binding protein Crl, producing MSEVTQQPTHYRLLNVLKAIGPYLREPQSEEGHYIFDCLSVCVNDKKSPEEREFWGWWLELDKSEEGFSAKYNTGKYNIDGNWDPLPLPKKAVAEVSRTQEAFHQKLVDELQKKFEIGVQLDEESVEFV from the coding sequence ATGTCAGAAGTGACACAGCAACCGACACATTATCGCTTGTTAAACGTTTTAAAGGCCATTGGCCCGTACTTGAGGGAGCCGCAATCAGAAGAAGGCCACTATATTTTTGATTGCTTGTCTGTGTGTGTGAACGATAAAAAGTCACCAGAAGAGCGCGAGTTCTGGGGATGGTGGCTAGAGTTGGATAAGTCGGAAGAAGGATTTTCTGCGAAGTACAACACGGGTAAATACAACATCGATGGTAACTGGGATCCTTTGCCATTACCTAAAAAGGCGGTCGCTGAGGTCTCTCGAACTCAAGAAGCCTTTCACCAAAAGCTGGTTGACGAACTTCAAAAGAAATTTGAAATCGGCGTTCAGTTAGACGAAGAGTCTGTCGAATTCGTCTGA
- a CDS encoding glutamate-5-semialdehyde dehydrogenase: protein MDLTNMGIAAKDAAFHLATASTAQKNKALAIIADELEANAATILEANAKDIELGREAGLTDALLDRLLLNEERLTGIANDVRNVISLNDPVGSEIDSKVLENGMSLSRRRVPLGVVGVIYEARPNVTIDIAALCLKTGNASILRGGKETFFSNMELVKVIQSALEKAELPAASVQYIEKPDRELVSQLLKLDDYVDMIIPRGGAGLHNMCKENSTIPVIIGGFGISHIFVDESADLEKSVDVVENSKVQRPSACNSLDTLLVHEAVAEAFLAKLTQRLAGKVTLVADTSAKSLIAGFEDQRDAVEGDFDTEWLSYTLGVKVVADVAEAIDHMRVHNASHSDAIMTNSLESSERFINSVGSAAVYVNASTRFTDGAQFGLGAEVAVSTQKLHARGPMGLEELTSYKWVGKANYLVRG, encoded by the coding sequence GTGGATTTAACTAACATGGGTATTGCAGCAAAAGACGCTGCTTTCCACCTAGCGACCGCTTCAACGGCGCAAAAGAACAAGGCTTTGGCAATCATCGCTGATGAGTTAGAAGCAAATGCAGCAACGATTTTAGAAGCGAACGCGAAAGATATCGAACTTGGTCGTGAAGCGGGTCTGACCGACGCACTGCTTGATCGTCTATTGCTCAACGAAGAACGTCTAACGGGTATCGCTAACGATGTACGTAACGTGATTAGCCTGAATGACCCTGTTGGCAGCGAGATTGATAGCAAGGTACTGGAAAACGGTATGTCACTGTCTCGTCGTCGTGTGCCGCTTGGCGTAGTTGGTGTTATCTATGAAGCGCGTCCAAACGTAACTATTGATATTGCGGCACTGTGTCTGAAAACTGGTAACGCAAGCATCCTACGTGGCGGCAAAGAGACATTCTTCTCAAACATGGAGCTGGTTAAAGTCATCCAGTCTGCATTAGAGAAAGCGGAACTTCCTGCTGCTTCAGTACAGTACATTGAGAAACCGGATCGTGAACTCGTTTCTCAACTGCTTAAGTTGGATGACTACGTGGATATGATCATTCCTCGTGGTGGCGCTGGTTTGCACAATATGTGTAAAGAGAACAGCACCATTCCAGTAATCATTGGCGGCTTCGGTATCAGCCATATCTTTGTTGATGAAAGCGCTGACCTTGAAAAGTCTGTTGATGTAGTTGAAAACTCTAAAGTTCAACGCCCATCTGCGTGTAACTCGCTAGATACACTATTAGTGCACGAAGCGGTTGCTGAAGCCTTTTTAGCTAAGCTAACACAGCGTTTAGCGGGTAAGGTTACCTTGGTTGCTGACACTAGCGCAAAATCACTGATAGCGGGTTTTGAAGACCAACGTGATGCAGTTGAAGGTGACTTTGACACTGAATGGCTAAGCTACACGTTAGGCGTGAAAGTCGTCGCGGATGTGGCAGAAGCGATTGACCACATGCGCGTACACAACGCGAGCCATTCAGACGCGATCATGACGAATAGTCTAGAGAGCTCAGAGCGCTTTATTAATTCGGTCGGTTCAGCTGCGGTCTATGTGAATGCATCAACACGATTTACCGATGGCGCACAGTTTGGTTTGGGTGCAGAAGTTGCAGTATCTACCCAGAAACTACACGCTCGTGGTCCAATGGGCTTAGAAGAACTGACAAGCTACAAATGGGTGGGTAAGGCGAACTATTTAGTTCGTGGTTAA
- a CDS encoding NCS2 family permease: protein MFEKLFKLSENGTNVRTEIIAGLTTFLTMAYIIFVNPMILADAGMDHGAVFVATCLAAAIGCFIMGFVANYPIAQAPGMGLNAFFTYAVVMGMGYTWQVALAAVFVSGVIFIFLSIFKIREWIINSIPMSLRVGISAGIGLFLAFIALGNAGIVVSNPATKVSLGDITAIAPMLGALGFFLTIALVHRGVKGAVMIAILAITAIGIAIGDVQYGGIMSTPPSLAPTFMQLDFSAVFEIGMISVVFAFLFVDLFDTAGTLVGVATKANLIKEDGKLPRLNKALLADSTATSIGALLGTSNTTSYVESVAGVAEGGRTGLTAVVVGILFLLALFFSPLAGMIPAYATSGALFYVAILMMSGLVGIDWRDLTEAAPVVVTCLLMPLTYSIAEGISLGFIAYAAIKLLSGKGRDVSPAVWVMSVIFILKYIFA from the coding sequence ATGTTCGAAAAGCTATTCAAACTCAGTGAAAATGGCACCAATGTGCGCACTGAAATCATCGCAGGTCTAACAACCTTCCTAACAATGGCTTACATCATTTTTGTAAACCCAATGATTCTAGCTGATGCTGGTATGGACCATGGCGCTGTATTTGTAGCAACCTGTTTAGCGGCAGCTATTGGCTGTTTCATTATGGGCTTTGTCGCTAACTACCCAATCGCACAAGCACCAGGTATGGGGCTGAATGCCTTCTTTACCTACGCTGTTGTTATGGGCATGGGTTACACGTGGCAAGTTGCTTTGGCAGCGGTTTTCGTATCTGGCGTCATCTTCATTTTCTTAAGCATTTTCAAGATACGTGAATGGATCATCAACTCGATTCCTATGTCTCTGCGTGTTGGTATCTCTGCGGGTATCGGCCTTTTCCTTGCGTTCATCGCACTTGGTAATGCAGGCATCGTTGTTTCTAACCCTGCGACTAAGGTTTCACTTGGCGATATCACTGCGATAGCGCCAATGTTAGGTGCGCTTGGTTTCTTCCTGACTATTGCTCTTGTTCACCGCGGTGTGAAAGGTGCTGTAATGATTGCGATTCTAGCAATCACGGCTATCGGCATTGCAATTGGTGACGTTCAATACGGCGGCATCATGTCTACTCCACCAAGCCTAGCGCCAACGTTCATGCAGCTTGATTTCTCTGCTGTATTTGAAATTGGTATGATTTCAGTGGTATTCGCATTCTTGTTCGTCGATTTGTTCGATACAGCGGGTACTCTGGTTGGTGTTGCTACGAAAGCAAACCTAATCAAAGAAGACGGTAAACTGCCTCGTCTAAACAAGGCACTACTTGCTGACTCAACAGCAACGTCTATCGGTGCATTGCTAGGTACATCAAACACGACATCTTACGTTGAGAGTGTTGCGGGTGTTGCTGAAGGCGGTCGTACCGGTCTAACTGCGGTTGTAGTTGGTATCTTATTCCTACTGGCTCTTTTCTTCTCGCCACTTGCAGGTATGATTCCGGCTTACGCAACATCAGGTGCACTTTTCTATGTAGCCATTCTGATGATGTCAGGCCTAGTTGGCATTGATTGGCGTGATCTTACGGAAGCTGCACCAGTCGTGGTAACATGCCTGCTTATGCCGCTGACGTACTCTATCGCTGAGGGTATCTCACTAGGTTTCATCGCTTACGCTGCAATTAAGCTGCTAAGTGGTAAAGGTCGCGACGTTTCACCTGCTGTGTGGGTAATGTCGGTTATCTTTATTCTTAAATACATTTTCGCTTAA